A genomic segment from Meiothermus sp. Pnk-1 encodes:
- a CDS encoding ATP-binding protein, with amino-acid sequence MFPRYLAQPLREALRARPVILLLGGRQVGKSTLAQALVAEGLLDRYLTLDDLTLLAAATEDPQGFLAGLQGPVVLDEIQRAPGLLLPLKAWVDRDRRPGRFLLTGSANLLALPKAAGFLVGRVALFTLWPLSQGEIEGRREGFLSALFAEELPPVQGEGRLPLDRLLRGGYPEAVLLSPEQRGAWFRDYLVTLLAREVRELSQIERVAELPRLYRLLASRPMDLLNWAELGRTLGLAATTLKRYFALLEALYLVHTLPPWQANLGKRLVKSPKLLPTDTGLALHTLGLDEKRLEADRTLLGGFLEAFVAMELLKQLGYAPFSAQLFHYRSHTGEEVDLVLEGPGGRVVGLEVKARGSVHPKDLHGLKALAQALGPRFHRGVVLYLGREAVPFGPRLHALPLEALWRL; translated from the coding sequence ATGTTCCCCCGCTACCTTGCCCAGCCCCTGAGGGAGGCCCTCAGGGCCCGGCCCGTGATCCTCCTCCTGGGTGGCCGACAGGTGGGCAAGTCCACCCTGGCCCAGGCCCTGGTGGCCGAGGGGCTTTTGGATCGGTACCTCACCCTGGACGACCTCACCCTGCTCGCCGCGGCCACGGAGGACCCCCAGGGCTTTCTCGCCGGCCTCCAGGGCCCGGTGGTCCTGGACGAGATCCAGCGGGCCCCCGGCCTCCTCCTCCCCCTGAAGGCCTGGGTGGACCGCGATCGGCGGCCAGGCCGCTTCCTCCTCACGGGCTCCGCCAACCTCCTCGCCCTGCCCAAGGCCGCGGGGTTCCTGGTGGGGCGGGTGGCCCTCTTCACCCTCTGGCCCCTCTCCCAAGGGGAGATAGAGGGTAGGCGCGAGGGTTTCCTTTCCGCCCTCTTCGCCGAGGAGCTTCCCCCGGTCCAGGGGGAGGGAAGGCTGCCCCTGGACCGCCTTCTCCGCGGGGGGTATCCGGAGGCCGTCCTCCTTTCCCCGGAGCAACGGGGGGCCTGGTTCCGGGACTACCTGGTCACCCTCCTCGCCCGGGAGGTGCGGGAGCTGAGCCAGATCGAGCGGGTGGCCGAACTCCCTCGGCTCTACCGGCTTTTGGCCAGCCGCCCCATGGACCTCCTCAACTGGGCGGAGCTAGGGCGGACCTTGGGCCTGGCCGCCACCACCCTGAAGCGCTACTTTGCCCTCCTCGAGGCTCTCTACCTGGTGCACACCCTTCCTCCCTGGCAGGCCAACCTGGGTAAACGCCTGGTGAAAAGCCCCAAGCTCCTGCCCACGGATACCGGCCTGGCCCTCCACACCTTGGGGCTGGACGAAAAGCGGCTGGAGGCGGACCGCACCCTGCTCGGTGGCTTTCTGGAGGCCTTCGTGGCCATGGAACTCCTCAAGCAGCTGGGGTACGCCCCCTTCTCCGCCCAGCTTTTCCACTACCGGAGCCACACGGGGGAGGAGGTGGACCTGGTGCTGGAGGGGCCGGGAGGCCGGGTGGTGGGCCTGGAGGTCAAGGCGCGGGGGAGCGTCCACCCGAAGGACCTCCACGGGCTCAAGGCCCTGGCCCAGGCCCTGGGTCCCCGCTTCCACCGAGGGGTGGTCCTCTACCTGGGGCGGGAGGCGGTCCCCTTCGGGCCCAGGCTCCACGCCCTGCCCCTCGAGGCCCTCTGGAGGCTTTAG
- a CDS encoding single-stranded DNA-binding protein — protein MRLVLQTPLGHTVEIETTPETWREDLRAWGAKGFRPSPPPPGGFVLPLECHRCFDWAFLGASLEGEYVYAFGYRWKRRHLQARAGLPEQVKYSRGAWQYEEEGVEGKRQGYVTLIRFEGPGRCGWWCREQ, from the coding sequence ATGCGGCTAGTCCTACAAACCCCCCTCGGCCACACCGTCGAAATCGAAACCACCCCCGAGACCTGGCGGGAAGACCTCAGGGCTTGGGGGGCCAAGGGTTTTCGCCCGTCACCCCCGCCTCCGGGTGGCTTCGTGCTGCCCCTGGAGTGCCATCGCTGCTTTGACTGGGCCTTCCTGGGGGCTAGCCTGGAGGGGGAGTACGTCTACGCCTTCGGCTACCGCTGGAAGCGCCGCCACCTTCAGGCTCGAGCGGGCCTTCCCGAGCAGGTGAAGTACAGCCGAGGGGCCTGGCAATACGAGGAGGAAGGGGTGGAGGGAAAACGGCAGGGCTATGTGACGTTGATCCGCTTTGAGGGGCCTGGGAGATGCGGGTGGTGGTGTCGGGAACAATAG
- a CDS encoding GMC family oxidoreductase → MATRLKPVDAVMIGVGWTGGILAKELTAAGLSVVGLERGEPRSTEGSFVMPSIHDELRYALRYELMQDLSRETITFRNNLNQTARPMRQYGSFLPGEGLGGAGVHWNGQTWRFLPYDFEIKSRTLARYGQQALPPNSLIQDWGITYDELEPYYDQFEYTCGISGKAGNLGGQKIAGGNVFEGARAREYPTPPLKPTYAAWLFEQAAKELGYHPFPRPSATLSQSYTNPDGQTLGACIYCGFCERFGCEVNAKASPHITVIPVALRSGRFELRTRANVLRINLDSSRKRALSVTYLDLKSGQEFEQPAEIICLTSYTLGNVRLLLLSGIGQPYDPVKGEGVVGRNYTYQASAGATLFFDDKIFNSFMGTGSVGVAIDDFNGDNFDHTGLGFIHGASITVGNTGARPIQSRPVPPGTPRWGSAWKKAVAQYYNRSFGIGAQGADMAYREHYLDLDPVYRDAYGLPLLRMTYDWGPNEIKASQYLAGVCEKIGRAMNPKTLVARGLSGHYSIVPYQSTHNCGGAIMGTDPKNSVVNKYLQSWDVSNVFVVGASAFPQNAGYNPTGTVGALAYWTADAIKKLYLKRPGPLV, encoded by the coding sequence ATGGCAACCAGACTCAAACCGGTAGACGCGGTCATGATCGGCGTAGGTTGGACCGGGGGCATCCTGGCCAAAGAGCTCACCGCCGCCGGGCTTAGCGTGGTGGGCCTCGAGCGGGGAGAACCCCGCAGCACCGAGGGCAGCTTCGTCATGCCGAGCATTCACGACGAGCTGCGCTACGCCCTGCGGTACGAGCTGATGCAAGACCTCTCCCGCGAGACCATCACCTTTCGCAACAACCTCAACCAGACCGCCCGGCCCATGCGCCAGTACGGCTCTTTTTTGCCCGGCGAAGGGCTGGGCGGGGCAGGGGTGCATTGGAACGGCCAGACCTGGCGTTTTCTGCCCTACGACTTTGAAATCAAAAGCCGCACCCTGGCCCGCTACGGCCAGCAAGCGCTGCCGCCAAACAGCCTCATCCAGGACTGGGGCATCACCTACGACGAGCTCGAGCCCTACTACGACCAGTTCGAGTATACCTGCGGCATCTCCGGCAAAGCCGGCAACCTCGGGGGTCAGAAGATCGCGGGCGGCAACGTCTTCGAGGGAGCTCGCGCCCGGGAGTATCCCACCCCTCCCCTGAAACCCACCTACGCCGCTTGGCTGTTCGAGCAGGCAGCCAAGGAACTCGGCTACCATCCTTTCCCTCGCCCCTCGGCCACGCTCAGCCAGTCCTACACCAACCCCGACGGCCAGACGTTGGGGGCTTGCATCTACTGCGGCTTCTGCGAGCGCTTCGGCTGCGAGGTCAACGCCAAGGCCAGCCCCCACATCACCGTGATCCCGGTCGCCCTCAGGTCGGGCCGCTTTGAGCTAAGAACCCGTGCCAACGTGCTCCGGATCAACCTGGACTCGAGCAGGAAGCGCGCCCTCAGCGTGACCTACCTCGACCTCAAGAGCGGGCAGGAGTTCGAGCAACCCGCCGAGATCATCTGCCTCACCTCCTACACCCTGGGCAATGTGCGCCTGTTGCTGCTCTCCGGCATCGGTCAACCCTACGACCCGGTCAAAGGGGAAGGGGTGGTGGGACGCAACTACACCTACCAGGCCAGCGCCGGAGCGACGCTGTTTTTCGACGACAAGATCTTCAACTCCTTCATGGGCACGGGCTCGGTGGGCGTGGCCATCGACGACTTCAACGGCGACAACTTCGACCACACAGGGTTGGGTTTCATCCACGGGGCCAGCATCACCGTGGGCAATACCGGGGCTCGGCCCATCCAGTCGCGGCCGGTTCCTCCCGGAACGCCCCGCTGGGGTTCAGCCTGGAAAAAGGCCGTAGCCCAGTACTATAACCGCTCCTTCGGGATTGGGGCGCAGGGGGCCGATATGGCCTACCGCGAACACTACCTCGACCTCGATCCGGTCTACCGCGATGCCTACGGGTTGCCGTTATTGCGCATGACCTACGACTGGGGCCCCAACGAGATCAAGGCTTCCCAGTACCTGGCAGGGGTGTGCGAAAAGATCGGCAGGGCCATGAACCCCAAAACCCTCGTGGCGCGGGGGCTTTCTGGGCACTACAGCATCGTGCCCTACCAGTCCACGCATAACTGCGGCGGGGCCATCATGGGCACCGACCCCAAAAATAGCGTGGTGAACAAATACCTGCAGAGCTGGGACGTGTCCAACGTTTTTGTGGTGGGGGCCAGCGCTTTCCCGCAAAACGCCGGGTACAACCCCACCGGTACCGTGGGGGCCCTGGCCTACTGGACCGCCGACGCGATCAAGAAGCTCTACCTCAAGCGGCCCGGGCCTCTGGTCTAG
- a CDS encoding gluconate 2-dehydrogenase subunit 3 family protein — protein MNRRDFFKVAGLVGVMGALPGKAQVQAGRGGFAPPPLAQAPAKALAQTPQAYTYFTPAEAAFVEAAVARLIPADELGPGGLEAGCAYYIDQQLSGSYGNAGRWYMQGPFGESAPEQGYQLPLTPRQLYRLGIEKVNAYCQAQYGNPFDQLSTQQQDEVLAAMDGGKLPVADAPISEFFNLLLGNAIEGFFADPIYGGNRDKVGWKLVGFPGVAAAYVGVVGNYGQPYQVEPVGIADVMQGRAQLDEHGHPIHTPLAKHQP, from the coding sequence ATGAACCGGCGAGATTTCTTCAAGGTCGCGGGCCTAGTGGGGGTCATGGGGGCCTTGCCGGGCAAAGCCCAAGTCCAGGCCGGAAGAGGCGGGTTCGCCCCACCTCCTTTGGCCCAGGCTCCGGCCAAAGCCCTGGCCCAAACCCCCCAGGCCTATACCTACTTCACCCCCGCCGAGGCAGCTTTCGTCGAGGCCGCGGTGGCCCGGCTGATCCCCGCAGATGAGCTGGGGCCGGGAGGGCTCGAGGCGGGCTGCGCCTATTACATCGACCAGCAGCTCAGCGGCAGCTATGGCAACGCGGGGCGCTGGTACATGCAAGGCCCCTTTGGCGAGAGCGCCCCTGAACAGGGCTATCAACTTCCCCTTACCCCGCGCCAGCTATACCGTTTGGGGATCGAGAAGGTCAATGCCTATTGCCAAGCCCAGTACGGCAACCCCTTCGACCAGCTTTCAACCCAACAACAGGACGAGGTGCTCGCCGCGATGGACGGGGGGAAGCTTCCGGTCGCGGACGCCCCCATCAGCGAGTTCTTCAACCTGCTGCTGGGCAACGCCATCGAAGGGTTCTTTGCCGATCCCATCTATGGGGGCAACCGGGACAAGGTGGGCTGGAAGCTGGTGGGCTTCCCTGGCGTGGCCGCGGCCTACGTGGGGGTGGTGGGCAACTACGGCCAACCCTATCAAGTCGAACCGGTCGGCATCGCCGACGTGATGCAGGGTAGGGCCCAGCTCGACGAGCACGGCCATCCCATCCACACACCCCTGGCCAAACACCAACCCTGA